The Thalassotalea sediminis genome includes the window ATTCCTGTTCAAGTTTATGGCAAGGTACAAGAGTACCAGCTTGGTAGCGTCATTGATTTTAAGCATTTAAAAGCAGAGTTATCGTTGATGGGGTATCAGCGGGTAACAAAAGTATCTAAACCTGGTCAATTTGCGTTATCAAAAAAACGTATTATTGTTTATCGGCGCGCATTTGATTTCGGCGCTGGTATCGAATATCCGCAAAAAATTATGATCGATATAAATAACATTGGTGATGAACAAAGGGTTGAAAACCTCTATATCGATGAACAACCGTCCTCTTCAATTGTTTTGGAACCCTATTTAATCGATCGTATCATTCCAGAAAATAAAGAAGATCGTGTACTCGTGCCGTTGCAGTCTGTGCCAGAAAGATTACTGGATACTTTATTGCTCGTAGAGGATCGCGATTTTTACCATCACGCGGGTATTTCACCACTTGGAATTTTACGAGCGTTATACAGTAATATTCAGGCAGGTAGAACCGTGCAAGGCGGTAGTACCTTAACGCAACAACTGGTTAAAAACATGTACTTATCTCGTGAGAAAACGATTTGGCGCAAAGCTAATGAAGCAATTATGGCGCTATTACTTGAGTACCGCTATAGCAAAGATCAGTTACTAGAAGCTTATATTAATGAGGTTTATTTAGGTCAACATTTTGCTAATGGTATATATGGTTTTGGTTTAGCAGCAGAGTTTTATTTTGGCAAAAGCGTTGCCCAGTTATCAGATGAACAAATGGCAACATTAGTTGGCGTAATTAAAGGGCCTAGTTATTATGATCCTTGGCGTTATGCTTCGCGTGTAAAAAAACGCCGAGATCTCGTATTAAAACTCATGTTTAAACAAGATTATTTGACTAAGGCTGAATATTTAGCCGCGATAGAAAGTGACTTATCGGTCCGTAAATCTCGTCGATTAATTAAAAATAAACAAAAATTCCCAGCTTATTTACAGTTAGTAAAAAAAGAACTTGGCACTTTGTTACCACCAGAGTTGCAAGCGTCAGGCATACGTGTTTTTACGTCTTTTTCTTTGCATACACAGACCTTAATGGAAAAAAAGGTTAACCAACAACTTGAAAGTTTAGCGGGCGATAAAGCGCATGAGCTAGAAACAGCAATGATAGTGACGGCGCGAAAAACAGGTGCAGTGAAAGGCGTTGTAGGTGGTAAAGAGAGTGGTTATGCCGGCTTTAACCGTGCGTTACACGCTAAGCGACCGATTGGTTCGTTGATCAAACCCGCAATATATTTAGCAGCACTTGAACGTTATCAAGATTATCAATTGGCAACGATACTTGATGACAAAAAAATTAGTTTTGAAGCTGATAACGGTGATGTTTGGCAGCCTAAAAATTATGATGGCAAATTTCGTGGTCAGGTTTCCTTACTTGATAGCCTCGTCAAGTCGCTCAATATACCGACGGTTAACTTAGGCATGGCACTTGGTTTAGAAAGCGTTGCCGAAGTGGTGCATTTGTTGGGGTATGATAGTGATATTACGCTCAGACCTTCAATGCTGCTGGGTTCAATAAATATGTCTCCCTACCAAGTGAGTCAATTTTATTTGCCGATCGTTAACCAAGGTTATGCGGTGCAAAGTCACGCTGTTGAGAAAATAATGTCTGCGCAAGGTGAAACATTGTATGAATTTTTTGCTGAACCAGTACCCTATTTTTCAGAGCAAGCGACTTATCTTGTTGATTATGCATTAACGAAAGTGGCTACTGAAGGGACGGCTAAGTCGCTTAGTTGGCGTCTAAAAGACAAAGTACTTGCGGGAAAAACTGGTACGACTAATGATCAGCGTGATAGTTGGTTTGTTGGTTATGACAAAAGGCATTTAATCACCACTTGGATTGGTCGAGATGATAACAAACAAACTAACCTGACCGGCAGTTCAGGTGCTTTAGTTTTGTTTGCAGATTTTTTAAATAGCTACGGTGCTCAAAGTAAAGACAGCACTATGCCTAATGATATAGAAGTATTACCTTTTGATTCAAAAACAGGGCTCGCAATGGCAGTAGAATGCCAGAAAAATGTACACATGCCAGCTATCGCAAGAGGCTTAACTAAGCAGTACTCGTGCTTGGAGCCACAGCCTGAAAAGAAAAAGAAATCTTGGCTTGAACGCTTGTTCGGTGAATAGCTTTTTAATGACATCCATTTTAAGTTGTTTGGCGAGATTCAACCATGATTATGTGGTTAAGTAATTATTATCAGTTTTTTTTGCTAATCCCCCCTATAAACCGCTTTATTTCCTTGTAAAAATCAGGGCTTTTCTTTATGATCGGAAAAATTTTTTTATCGCTAAGTTTATTTGTTTGAAAAAGAATCAACGCTTTGGCTATGCTTAGAGAGCAACAAGAATTCTAACTTTAAATAAATAATACAAATTTTGGAGATGTTGGATGAGCAATGCGCCTGTGAATAACAGCCGTCGACGCTTTTTAACTGCTGCTACTTCGGTAGTTGGTGGTGTTGGCGCTGTCGGTGTGGCTGTGCCTTTCATTGGCTCCTGGAACCCAAGTGAGCGTGCGAAAGCCGCAGGGGCACCAGTTGAAGTCAATGTAGGTAAGGTTGAACCCGGTCAATTAATCCGTGCTGAATGGCGCGGTAAGCCAGTTTATGTCGTACGTCGTACTGATGAAACAATTAATACTTTAGCGAATCATGAAGATCAACTTCGTGATCCTAAGTCTGCCGAACCTCAACAGCCTGAATATGCGGCTAATGAGTACCGCTCAATTAAACCTGAAATAATGGTGGCATTAGGTGTTTGTACTCACTTAGGTTGTGCTCCAACTTATCGTAAAGGTGATTTTGAAGAAGTAGTAGAAGGCGTTAAAAATGGATTCTACTGTCCTTGTCACGGTTCTAAATTTGATATGGCAGGTCGTGTTTTCTCTGGCGTTCCAGCACCACTAAACCTTGTAGTTCCTGAGCATTCATTCCCTACTGAAGACACCTTGTTAATTGGTGTTAGCCAAGGAGACGCATAATGGAAAACTTTATGGCTTGGATTGAAAAACGTTTGCCATTTATGGATGCCATGAACAAGCATGCTATCCAATATCCGGCACCGAAAAACTTTAACTTTTGGTATGTTTTCGGAATTTTGGCGACAGTAGTATTAGT containing:
- the mrcB gene encoding penicillin-binding protein 1B; this translates as MVKSKENTAASSIKKRSKLARFSFFMLKVTLLFTVVLAFYTLYLDARVVEKFEGQRWQIPVQVYGKVQEYQLGSVIDFKHLKAELSLMGYQRVTKVSKPGQFALSKKRIIVYRRAFDFGAGIEYPQKIMIDINNIGDEQRVENLYIDEQPSSSIVLEPYLIDRIIPENKEDRVLVPLQSVPERLLDTLLLVEDRDFYHHAGISPLGILRALYSNIQAGRTVQGGSTLTQQLVKNMYLSREKTIWRKANEAIMALLLEYRYSKDQLLEAYINEVYLGQHFANGIYGFGLAAEFYFGKSVAQLSDEQMATLVGVIKGPSYYDPWRYASRVKKRRDLVLKLMFKQDYLTKAEYLAAIESDLSVRKSRRLIKNKQKFPAYLQLVKKELGTLLPPELQASGIRVFTSFSLHTQTLMEKKVNQQLESLAGDKAHELETAMIVTARKTGAVKGVVGGKESGYAGFNRALHAKRPIGSLIKPAIYLAALERYQDYQLATILDDKKISFEADNGDVWQPKNYDGKFRGQVSLLDSLVKSLNIPTVNLGMALGLESVAEVVHLLGYDSDITLRPSMLLGSINMSPYQVSQFYLPIVNQGYAVQSHAVEKIMSAQGETLYEFFAEPVPYFSEQATYLVDYALTKVATEGTAKSLSWRLKDKVLAGKTGTTNDQRDSWFVGYDKRHLITTWIGRDDNKQTNLTGSSGALVLFADFLNSYGAQSKDSTMPNDIEVLPFDSKTGLAMAVECQKNVHMPAIARGLTKQYSCLEPQPEKKKKSWLERLFGE
- the petA gene encoding ubiquinol-cytochrome c reductase iron-sulfur subunit, yielding MSNAPVNNSRRRFLTAATSVVGGVGAVGVAVPFIGSWNPSERAKAAGAPVEVNVGKVEPGQLIRAEWRGKPVYVVRRTDETINTLANHEDQLRDPKSAEPQQPEYAANEYRSIKPEIMVALGVCTHLGCAPTYRKGDFEEVVEGVKNGFYCPCHGSKFDMAGRVFSGVPAPLNLVVPEHSFPTEDTLLIGVSQGDA